Part of the Streptomyces sp. NBC_01353 genome, TCCTTCACCCCGTCGACCGGGCAGACGTAGTTGATGTACGCGGCCAGCTGCGCGGCGACCGGGAGCTCGTAGTAGTAGTCGATGAGCTTCTCGGCGTTGGCCTTGTGGCGCGCCTTGGCCGGCACCAGCAGGTTGTCGCTGGAGGTGATGTAACCGGCGGACGGTATCGCGAACTTGATGTCCGGGTTGTCGGCCTGCAGCTGGATGACGTCACCGGCCCAGGCGAGACAGGCCGCGAGGTCGCCCTTGTCGAGGTCGGAGGTGTAGTCGTTGCCGGTGAAGCGGCGGATCTGCTTCTTGTCGACGCCCTTCTGCAGTCGGCCGATCGCCTCGTCGTACTCGGCGTCGGTGAACTTCCCCGGGTCCTTGCCCATGTCGAGCAGCGTCATGCCGACGGAGTCGCGCATCTCGGTGAGGAAGCCGACCCGGCCCTTGAGGGAGGGGTCGTCGAGGAGCTGGGTGACGGAGTCGACCTTCTTGCCGCCGGTCGCCTTGGAGTTGTAGGCGATGACGGTGGAGATGCCGGTCCACGGGTACGAGTAGGCGCGGCCCGGGTCCCAGTCGGGGCGGCGGAACTGCGCGGACAGGTTCGCGTACGCGGTGGGGAGGTTGGCCGCGTCGAGCTTCTGTGCCCAGCCGAGCCGGATGATGCGTGCCGCGAGCCAGTCGGTGACGCAGATCAGGTCGCGGCCGGTGTCCTGCCCGGCCGCGAGCTGCGGCTTGATCTTGCCGAAGAACTCGACGTTGTCGTTGATGTCCTCGGTGTACTTGACCTTGATCCCGGTGCGTTTGGTGAACGCCTCCAGGGTGGGGCGGGACTTCTCGTCCTCGCTGACGTCCATGTACTCGGTCCAGTTGGAGAAGGCGAGCTGCTTCTCCTTGGCCGAGAAGTCCGTGGACGCGGGGCCGCCATGGCCCTCCCGCTTGGCCGGCGGGATGCCACAGGCGCTCAGGGACGCGAGGCCCCCGATCGTGAGCGCGCCGACACCTCCGGCGCGCAGCATCGAACGGCGGGTGAGGGCGCCCCGGCCACTCGTCAGACTGCGCCGCATCGCGGCGAGTTGCGCGGGGGACAGGCTGTCGGGTTCGTACTGCTCCATGCGCTGTGCCTCTCGGGGGTTGGGGAGGACTACCGGTCTCCGAAGATCGTGCGGTGCCAGTCCTTCCTGGCCACCGCGGTGTTTTCGTACATCACATGCTTGACCTGCGTGTACTCCTCGAAGGAATACGCCGACATGTCCTTTCCGAACCCGGAGGCCTTGTAGCCGCCGTGCGGCATCTCGCTGATGATCGGAATGTGATCGTTGACCCAGACGCAGCCCGCCTTGATCTCGCGGGTGGCGCGGTTGGCCCGGAAGACCTCGCGGGTCCACGCGGAGGCGGCGAGGCCGTAGGGGGTGTCGTTGGCGAGCCGGATGCCGTCGTCGTCGCTGTCGAAGGGCAGGGCCACCAGGACCGGTCCGAAGATCTCCGACTGCACGACCTCGCTGTCCTGCGCGGCGCCGGTGATCAGGGTCGGACGGTAGTACGCACCGTCCTTCAGCTCCCTGCCCGGGGCCTCGCCGCCGGTGACGACGGTGGCGTAGCCGCGGGCGCGGTCGACGAAGGCGGCGACCCGGTCGCGCTGGGCGTGACTGATCAGCGGGCCGAGGTCGGTGGAGGGGTCGAACGGGTCGCCGAGGCGGACGGTCTCCATGAGTTCGGCGACCCGGGCGACGAAGGCGTCGAAGAGCGGGCGCTGGACGTACGCGCGCGTGGCGGCGGTGCAGTCCTGGCCGCTGTTGATGAGGGAGGCGGCGACGGCGCCGTGGGCGGCGGCCTCCAGGTCGGCGTCGTCGAAGACCACGAAGGGGGCCTTGCCGCCGAGTTCGAGGTGGAGCCGCTTGACGGTGGACGTGGCGATCTCGGCGACCCGCTTGCCGACCGGGGTGGAGCCGGTGAAGGAGGTCATCACCACGTCCGGGTGGCCGACGAGGTGTTCGCCGGCGGTGCGTCCGGCGCCGTTGACGATGTTGACGACACCGTCGGGGATGCCGGCGTCGGTGGCCGCCTGGGCGAACATCAGCGAGGTGAGCGGGGTGAGTTCGGCCGGCTTCAGGACGATCGTGTTGCCGGCGGCGATCGCCGGGAGGATCTTCCAGGCGGCCATCTGGAGCGGGTAGTTCCAGGGGGCGATGGAGCCGACGACACCGATCGGTTCGCGCCGTACGTACGAGGTGTGGTCACCGCTGTACTCGCCTGCCGACTGGCCCTGGAGGTGGCGGGCCGCTCCGGCGAAGAAGGCGGTGTTGTCGACCGTGCCGGGCACGTCGAACTCGGTGGACAGCTTGATGGGCTTGCCGCACTGGAGGGACTCGACGCGGGCGAAGTCCTCGGCCCGCTCGGCGAGCACCCCGGCGAACCGGTGCAGCGCGTCCGAGCGCTCGCCGGGGGTGGCACCGGCCCAGCCCGGGAACGCGTCCTTCGCGGCGGCGACGGCGGCGTCCACGTCCGCGGTGGACGCGAGTTCGTACGTGTACACGCTCTCGCCCGTGGCCGGGTCGATGACGCTGTGCTCCTCGCCCGAGGTCCCGGGCCGCAGACGCCCGCCGATGTACTGTGCGCCGTCCGCGAAGCGGTCCGTCACCTGGAAGCGGTTGCCCATGACGCTCTCCGTTGTTCCAGCTCGAATTGAGTGCCGATCCTGACAGAGCAATACCAGGCCAACAAGTGATTCCGTTGTTGCCTTTTGGTTACGCGACGGAATCGGTCGACCATGTGTCGAGGGGTCGGGTGCATGACCGTACGGAATGTCCGTGGCGGCTGCCAGAATCGCGTGCATGGGAAAGATCGACGAGCTGACGAAGCAGGTCAGCAGGGGCGACAAGGTGAAGTGGCTGCATTTCTGGGGCCACCGCCCGAGGCCGGACGGTCAGCTCTCGGCGAGCTGTCTGAGCCAGTGGTGGGCGTCACCCTTCGAGGTCGACGGGGTGCGGTACGCGACGGCCGAGCACTGGATGATGGCGGCGAAGGCCCGGCTCTTCGGCGACCCGGAGGCCGAGCGGGCCGCACTGTCGTCCCGTACGCCCGCGGAGGCGAAGAAGGCCGGGCGGCTGGTGCGGGGCTTCGACGAGACGGTGTGGCAGCGGGAGCGCTTCGGGATCGTCGTGGAGGGCAGCGTCCACAAGTTCGCCTCGGACGACGCCCTGCGGGCGTTCCTGCTCGGCACGGGTGGCCGGGTCCTGGTGGAGGCGAGCCCGCTGGACCGCGTGTGGGGCATCGGTCTCGCCGCCGACGACCCCCGGGCCATGGACCCCGCCCGGTGGCAGGGGCTGAACCTGCTGGGCTTCGCGCTCATGGAGGCGCGGGAGCGCCTGCGCGGCGCATAGCGGCGGCGTGAAGGAGAAGGAGCCCGGCGGCCGGAAGGCGCGGGCCCCTTCTCCTTCTGCGAGGCGTTCTAGCGGTTCTGGACCACCAGGCTCGTCGCCCACGGGTCGTCCGCGTCGCTGCCGTAGGTCTCGTCCTGGGCGATGGCCCAGATGATGAAGCCCAGGAACACCGAGCTGATCAGGATGCCGATCGAGCCGAGGACGATGCCCGCGGTCGCCATCCCGCCGTTGTTCGCCTCACCGCGCTGCACCTTCTTGCGGCCGATGATGCCGAAGACCAGGGCCAGGATGCCCAGGACGACCCCGAGGCCGTACATGCAGAAGCCGACGGTCGCGATGATGCCGAGCACCATCGCCGCCGTCCCCATCCCGTTGGACGGGGCCGCCTGCCAGCCGGTCTGGCCGTAGCCGCTGTATCCCGGATAGCCGGGGTAGCCGTACGCCTGCGGTGCGGGCGCGGCGGGTGTCGCGGCCGGGTAGCCGTACGCGCCGGGTGTGGTCGCGGGCCCCCCGGGGGCCACGGGTGGCGGCGGCACGTCCCCGGCCGCCGGCATCGACGTCATCGTCGGCTGGTCGTGCACCGGCGGACGGTCCTGCGGCGCGGGCGTCGCCGGCTTGCTCAGTTCCACCCCGTCGCGGTTCGGCGGAGCCCACGGGTCCGCCGGGTCGTACCCGCCCCGCGGCTGGTCGCTGTTGTCAGACATGGGCCTCCCCCATCGTGGTCACGCCATGCTACGACCTCACCCCAATGGCGGACCGGCCCGGCCTACGATGATCCGATGACCGATCTCCACTCCTTCATCGCGGGCCTTCCCAAGGCCGAGCTGCACGTCCATCACGTCGGCTCCGCCTCTCCGCGGATCGTCTCCGAGCTGGCCGCACGTCACCCCGACTCGAAGGTCCCCACGGACCCCGAGGCGCTCGCCGACTACTTCACCTTCACCGACTTCGCGCACTTCGTCGAGGTCTACCTCTCGGTCGTCGACCTCGTCCGCACCCCGGAGGACGTCCGGCTGCTGACCTTCGAGGTCGCCCGGGACATGGCGCGGCAGAACATCCGGTACGCCGAGCTCACCATCACCCCGTACAGCTCCACCCGCCGCGGGATCGACGAGCGCGCCTTCATGGCGGCCATCGAGGACGCCCGCAAGGCCGCCGAGGCCGAGCTGGGCGTCGTGCTGCGCTGGTGCTTCGACATCCCCGGCGAGGCCGGTCTGGAGGCGGCCGAGGAGACCGCCCGGCTCGCGGTCGAGCTGCACCCCGAGGGCCTGGTCTCGTTCGGCCTCGGCGGCCCGGAGATCGGCGTAGCGCGCCCGCAGTTCAAGCCGTACTTCGACCGGGCGATCGCGGCCGGGCTGCGCTCCGTCCCGCACGCGGGCGAGACGACCGGCCCGCAGACGATCTGGGACGCCCTGAACGAGCTGGGCGCCGAGCGCATCGGCCACGGCACCAGCGCCGTGCAGGACCCGGAGCTGCTTGCGTACCTCGCCGAGCACCGGATCCCCCTGGAGGTCTGCCCGACCTCGAACATCGCGACCCGCGCGGTCGCCGATCTGGACCAGCACCCCATCAAGGAGATGGTGGCGGCCGGCGTCCTGGTGACGATCAACAGTGACGACCCGCCGATGTTCGGTACGGACCTGAACAACGAGTACGCGGTCGCCGCCCGGCTCCTGGAGCTCGACGAGCGCGGTCTGGCCGCCCTCGCCAAGAACGCGGTCGAGGCGTCCTTCCTGGACGAGGCCGGGAAGGCCCGCCTCGCCGCCGAGATCGACGACTACACGGAGACGTGGCTCGCGCGCTGAGCCGCGTCCCAGCCGCAACAATGGCCCCATGGACCACGGAGCCCTGGATCACGTCACTGTCGTAGGCCACCGCGGCGACCCGTACCGCGTGCGGGAGAACACGGTCCCCTCGATCGTCTCGGCGATCGAGCGGGGCGCGGACGCCGTCGAGATCGATGTACGGCTCACCGCCGACGGCGTCCCCGTCCTGCTCCACGACGACACCCTCGAACGGCTGTGGGGCCACGACCGGCCGCTGTCCGCGCTCACCCACTCGCAGCTGCGGGAGCTGACGTACGGCGGGGTGCCCACGCTGCGCGAGGCGCTGATCGCGGCCGGACCGCACCGGCTGATGCTCGACCTGCCCGGCGGGAACGAGGACTCGGTCCGCACGATCGTCGGCACGGTCCGCGAGTGCGGGGCCGCCGAGCGCGTGTACTACTGCGCGGGCGGGGTGGCGATGCTCCAGGTCCGGGCCGCCGACCCGGCCGCGGAGATCGCCCTGACCTGGACGACGCTTGCACCGCCGCGGGCCGTGCTGCTGGACGCGGTGAGGCCGCGCTGGCTCAACTACCGCTTCGGCCTGGTGAGTCGGGAGCTGGTGGAGCGGGTGCACCTTGACGGGTACCTGCTGTCGGCCTGGACCGCGGACACCCGGCGTTCCATGCGTAAGCTCCTGTCCCACGGGGTGGATGCGATCACCACCAACCGGGTGGACGCGCTCGCCGCCGAACTGCGAGCCGCCGAACTGCGAAGGGGAGACCACCGGTGACAGGGGCCGAGCGGATCCGGACCGACATCGCGCACAACGCCCGCGTGTGGAACTACTGGCTGGGCGGCAAGGACAACTACCCCGTCGACCGTGCGGTCGGCGACCAGGTCACCGGTCTCTACCCGAGCATCGGTGAAGTGGCCCGCGCGGACCGGGCGTTCCTCGGCCGGGCGGTGACGCATCTGGCGGCCGACGCCGGGGTGCGCCAGTTCCTGGACATCGGCACGGGCCTGCCGACGGCCGACAACACCCACGAGGTCGCCCAGCGGGTCGCGCCGGAGGCCAGGATCGTCTACGTCGACAACGACCCGATCGTGCTGACGCACGCCCGCGCGCTGCTGACCAGCGCCCCGGAGGGGGTCACCGAGTACATCGACGCGGACGCGCGGAACCCGGAGCTCATCCTGGAGGCGGCGGCGCGGACGCTCGACCTGTCGCGTCCGGTCGCGGTGATGATGCTGGGCATCCTCAACTTCGTCCTGGACGCCGACGAAGCCCGGAGCGTGGTCCGTACGCTCATGGACGCGATGCCGTCCGGCAGCCATCTCGTACTGACCCACCCCACCCTGGAGCCTGAGCTCGGCGGCGAGGGGAACGTGGCGGCGATGACGTTCTGGAACGAGAACGCGACCCCGCCGATCACCGCCCGCAGCCGCGCCGAGTTCACCTCCTTCCTGGACGGACTCGACGTCCTGGAGCCGGGGATCGTCTCGTGCGCGAGCTGGCGGTTCGCCACGGCGAGCGAGGTGGCGCAGTTCGGCGCGGTGGGCCGCAAGCCGTAATGGGCATACGGGGGGACGTACGGGGGTGGTGGGAGCGGGCGCGGAGGGTGGCGGCCGGCCATCCTCCCCCGAGGCTTCGCATGGGGGTGTCCCCATCTCGCCTGCTCGCCGTGGACATCGGGATCGCGCTACTCGTCCAGGCGGCCATGACGATGCCGTTCGTGGTGCCGCGCGCGCCGGAGCTGGAGCCGGCGACCTGGCCCGCGTACGGGCTGACGACGCTCACCGTCGTGCCGCTGATCTGGCGGCGGCGCGCGCCGATGGCGGTGTTCCTCGCGATCATGGCGGCCAGTGCGCTGTACAAGCTGGCCGTGGAGGGCCCCGGGCAGCCCCTTCCGTACACCGGGCTCGTCATCGTCTACACGATCGCCGCGATGTCGCCGCCGTGGAAGCGGCTGGCGACGGGTCTGCTGCTGGTGGTCGCGGTGCCGGTGTCGGTGTGGCTCAACACCCGATCGGTGCGCGAACTGACCTTCTCCCTCTTCGTGTTCGCGGCGGCGTACGTCTTCGGGCGGCTCACCGACGCCCGGCAGCGGGCCACGCGCGTGGAGGCCGAGCGGGCCGCGGCACGTGAACGGGCCCGGATCGCACGGGAGATGCACGACATCCTGTCCCATGCGGTGAGCCTGATGGTCGTGCAGGCGGAGGCCGGACCGGTGGCCGTGCGGTCGGCGCCCGAGCGGGCGGAGGCCGCGTTCGACGCGATCTCCGCGACCGGCCGGGACGCGATGGAACAGCTGCGCCGGATGCTGGGGGTGCTGCGGGAGGGTGACGAGCCCGGCGCGGACGCCCCGCGCGAGCCGCAGCCCGACCTCAAGGGTCTGCCCGATCTGGTGGAGCGGGTACGGGCCGGCGGGCTCGACGTCACCTACCTGACGACGGGCGGGGTGCGGGCCCTGCCGTCCGCCGTCGGGGCGACCGTCCACCGCATCGTCCAGGAGGCGCTGACGAACGTGGTGAAGCACGCCGGGGCGCGCACCGCCTCCGTGCGGCTGGCCCACGAGGACGGTGTCCTGGAGATCGTGGTGACGGACGACGGCCGCGGTCCGCGGCGCGGTGCTCCGGCGGGCTCCGGCGGTCACGGGCTCGTGGGGATCCGAGAACGGGCGGC contains:
- a CDS encoding spermidine/putrescine ABC transporter substrate-binding protein, with the translated sequence MEQYEPDSLSPAQLAAMRRSLTSGRGALTRRSMLRAGGVGALTIGGLASLSACGIPPAKREGHGGPASTDFSAKEKQLAFSNWTEYMDVSEDEKSRPTLEAFTKRTGIKVKYTEDINDNVEFFGKIKPQLAAGQDTGRDLICVTDWLAARIIRLGWAQKLDAANLPTAYANLSAQFRRPDWDPGRAYSYPWTGISTVIAYNSKATGGKKVDSVTQLLDDPSLKGRVGFLTEMRDSVGMTLLDMGKDPGKFTDAEYDEAIGRLQKGVDKKQIRRFTGNDYTSDLDKGDLAACLAWAGDVIQLQADNPDIKFAIPSAGYITSSDNLLVPAKARHKANAEKLIDYYYELPVAAQLAAYINYVCPVDGVKDELAKIDPELANNTLILPDKAMAAKSHAFRSLTGEEETAYEEKFAKLIGA
- a CDS encoding gamma-aminobutyraldehyde dehydrogenase — translated: MGNRFQVTDRFADGAQYIGGRLRPGTSGEEHSVIDPATGESVYTYELASTADVDAAVAAAKDAFPGWAGATPGERSDALHRFAGVLAERAEDFARVESLQCGKPIKLSTEFDVPGTVDNTAFFAGAARHLQGQSAGEYSGDHTSYVRREPIGVVGSIAPWNYPLQMAAWKILPAIAAGNTIVLKPAELTPLTSLMFAQAATDAGIPDGVVNIVNGAGRTAGEHLVGHPDVVMTSFTGSTPVGKRVAEIATSTVKRLHLELGGKAPFVVFDDADLEAAAHGAVAASLINSGQDCTAATRAYVQRPLFDAFVARVAELMETVRLGDPFDPSTDLGPLISHAQRDRVAAFVDRARGYATVVTGGEAPGRELKDGAYYRPTLITGAAQDSEVVQSEIFGPVLVALPFDSDDDGIRLANDTPYGLAASAWTREVFRANRATREIKAGCVWVNDHIPIISEMPHGGYKASGFGKDMSAYSFEEYTQVKHVMYENTAVARKDWHRTIFGDR
- a CDS encoding NADAR family protein, with translation MGKIDELTKQVSRGDKVKWLHFWGHRPRPDGQLSASCLSQWWASPFEVDGVRYATAEHWMMAAKARLFGDPEAERAALSSRTPAEAKKAGRLVRGFDETVWQRERFGIVVEGSVHKFASDDALRAFLLGTGGRVLVEASPLDRVWGIGLAADDPRAMDPARWQGLNLLGFALMEARERLRGA
- a CDS encoding DUF4190 domain-containing protein, with the translated sequence MSDNSDQPRGGYDPADPWAPPNRDGVELSKPATPAPQDRPPVHDQPTMTSMPAAGDVPPPPVAPGGPATTPGAYGYPAATPAAPAPQAYGYPGYPGYSGYGQTGWQAAPSNGMGTAAMVLGIIATVGFCMYGLGVVLGILALVFGIIGRKKVQRGEANNGGMATAGIVLGSIGILISSVFLGFIIWAIAQDETYGSDADDPWATSLVVQNR
- a CDS encoding adenosine deaminase — protein: MTDLHSFIAGLPKAELHVHHVGSASPRIVSELAARHPDSKVPTDPEALADYFTFTDFAHFVEVYLSVVDLVRTPEDVRLLTFEVARDMARQNIRYAELTITPYSSTRRGIDERAFMAAIEDARKAAEAELGVVLRWCFDIPGEAGLEAAEETARLAVELHPEGLVSFGLGGPEIGVARPQFKPYFDRAIAAGLRSVPHAGETTGPQTIWDALNELGAERIGHGTSAVQDPELLAYLAEHRIPLEVCPTSNIATRAVADLDQHPIKEMVAAGVLVTINSDDPPMFGTDLNNEYAVAARLLELDERGLAALAKNAVEASFLDEAGKARLAAEIDDYTETWLAR
- a CDS encoding glycerophosphodiester phosphodiesterase; its protein translation is MDHGALDHVTVVGHRGDPYRVRENTVPSIVSAIERGADAVEIDVRLTADGVPVLLHDDTLERLWGHDRPLSALTHSQLRELTYGGVPTLREALIAAGPHRLMLDLPGGNEDSVRTIVGTVRECGAAERVYYCAGGVAMLQVRAADPAAEIALTWTTLAPPRAVLLDAVRPRWLNYRFGLVSRELVERVHLDGYLLSAWTADTRRSMRKLLSHGVDAITTNRVDALAAELRAAELRRGDHR
- a CDS encoding SAM-dependent methyltransferase codes for the protein MTGAERIRTDIAHNARVWNYWLGGKDNYPVDRAVGDQVTGLYPSIGEVARADRAFLGRAVTHLAADAGVRQFLDIGTGLPTADNTHEVAQRVAPEARIVYVDNDPIVLTHARALLTSAPEGVTEYIDADARNPELILEAAARTLDLSRPVAVMMLGILNFVLDADEARSVVRTLMDAMPSGSHLVLTHPTLEPELGGEGNVAAMTFWNENATPPITARSRAEFTSFLDGLDVLEPGIVSCASWRFATASEVAQFGAVGRKP
- a CDS encoding histidine kinase, whose protein sequence is MGIRGDVRGWWERARRVAAGHPPPRLRMGVSPSRLLAVDIGIALLVQAAMTMPFVVPRAPELEPATWPAYGLTTLTVVPLIWRRRAPMAVFLAIMAASALYKLAVEGPGQPLPYTGLVIVYTIAAMSPPWKRLATGLLLVVAVPVSVWLNTRSVRELTFSLFVFAAAYVFGRLTDARQRATRVEAERAAARERARIAREMHDILSHAVSLMVVQAEAGPVAVRSAPERAEAAFDAISATGRDAMEQLRRMLGVLREGDEPGADAPREPQPDLKGLPDLVERVRAGGLDVTYLTTGGVRALPSAVGATVHRIVQEALTNVVKHAGARTASVRLAHEDGVLEIVVTDDGRGPRRGAPAGSGGHGLVGIRERAAAHGGTAVYGPGPDGRGFEVRVELPVTSPAEVAR